A portion of the Pagrus major chromosome 8, Pma_NU_1.0 genome contains these proteins:
- the LOC141001426 gene encoding myosin heavy chain, fast skeletal muscle-like encodes MSTDAEMAVYGKAAIYLRKPEKERIEAQSKPFDAKAACYVADAKELYLKGAIIKKDGGKVTVKVLDTQEERTVKEDDVTPMNPPKYDKIEDMAMMTHLNEASVLYNLKERYAAWMIYTYSGLFCATVNPYKWLPVYDAEVVNAYRGKKRMEAPPHIFSVSDNAYQNMATDRENQSVLITGESGAGKTVNTKRVIQYFATISVAGGPKKESKMGGSLEDQIIAANPLLEAYGNAKTVRNDNSSRFGKFIRIHFGTTGKLASADIETYLLEKSRVTFQLPDERGYHIFYQMMTNHKPELIEMSLITTNPYDFPMCSQGQITVASIDDKVELEATDNAIDILGFTGEEKISIYKMTGAVLHHGNMKFKQKQREEQAEPDGTEDADKVAYLLGLNSADMLKALCYPRVKVGNEFVTKGQTVPQVNNSVPALAKSIYERMFLWMVIRINQMLDTKQPRQFFIGVLDIAGFEIFDYNSMEQLCINFTNEKLQQFFNHHMFVLEQEEYKKEGIIWEFIDFGMDLAACIELIEKPMGIFSILEEECMFPKATDTSFKNKLYDQHLGKNRAFEKPKPAKGKAEAHFSLVHYAGTVDYNISGWLDKNKDPLNESVVQLYQKSSVKLLPVLYPPVVEETGGGKKGGKKKGGSMQTVSSQFRENLGKLMTNLRSTHPHFVRCLIPNESKTPGLMENFLVIHQLRCNGVLEGIRICRKGFPSRILYADFKQRYKVLNASVIPEGQFIDNKKASEKLLGSIDVDHDQYRFGHTKVFFKAGLLGTLEEMRDDKLAALVTMTQALCRGYLMRKEFVKMMERREAIYTIQYNVRSFMNVKHWPWMKVYYKIKPLLKSAETEKELQQMKENYEKMQSDLATALAKKKELEEKMVSLLQEKNDLQLQVASETENLSDAEERCEGLIKSKIQLEAKLKETTERLEDEEEINAELTAKKRKLEDECSELKKDIDDLELTLAKVEKEKHATENKVKNLTEEMASQDESIAKLTKEKKALQEAHQQTLDDLQAEEDKVNTLTKAKTKLEQQVDDLEGSLEQEKKLRMDLERAKRKLEGDLKLAQESIMDLENDKQQSDEKLKKKDFEVSQLLSKIEDEQSLGAQLQKKIKELQARIEELEEEIEAERAARAKVEKQRADLSRELEEISERLEEAGGATAAQIEMNKKREAEFQKLRRDLEESTLQHEATAAALRKKQADSVAELGEQIDNLQRVKQKLEKEKSEYKMEIDDLASNMEAVAKAKGNLEKICRTLEDQLSELKTKNDENVRQINDMSGQKARLLTENGEFSRQIEEKEALVSQLTRGKQAFTQQIEELKRQTEEEVKAKNALAHGLQSARHDCDLLREQFEEEQEAKAELQRGMSKANSEVAQWRTKYETDAIQRTEELEESKKKLAQRLQEAEEQIEAVNSKCASLEKTKQRLQSEVEDLMIDVERANGLAANLDKKQRNFDKVLAEWKQKYEEGQAELEGAQKEARSLGTELFKMKNSYEEALDQLETMKRENKNLQQEISDLTEQIGETGKSIHELEKAKKQVETEKSEIQTALEEAEGTLEHEESKILRVQLELNQIKGEVDRKLAEKDEEMEQIKRNSQRVTDSMQSTLDSEVRSRNDALRIKKKMEGDLNEMEIQLSHANRQASESQKQLRNVQAQLKDAQLHLDDAVRAQEDVKEQAAMVERRNGLMVAEIEELRAALEQTERSRKIAEQELVDASERVGLLHSQNTSLMNTKKKLETDLVQVQSEVDDTVQEARNAEDKAKKAITDAAMMAEELKKEQDTSAHLERMKKNLEVAVKDLQHRLDEAENLAMKGGKKQLQKLESRVRELETEVEAEQRRGADAVKGVRKYERRVKELTYQTEEDKKNVARLQDLVDKLQLKVKAYKRQAEEAEEQANVHLSKCRKVQHELEEAEERADIAESQVNKMRAKSRDSGKGKDAAE; translated from the exons ATGAGTACGGACGCCGAGATGGCCGTTTATGGCAAAGCTGCCATCTATCTCCGTAAGCCAGAGAAGGAGAGAATTGAGGCTCAAAGCAAACCTTTTGATGCCAAAGCTGCCTGCTACGTTGCTGATGCTAAGGAGCTGTACTTGAAGGGAGCAATCATCAAGAAAGATGGTGGCAAAGTCACCGTCAAAGTCCTGGACACTCAGGAG GAGAGGACAGTTAAAGAAGATGACGTCACTCCAATGAACCCTCCCAAGTACGACAAAATTGAGGACATGGCCATGATGACCCATCTCAATGAAGCCTCTGTCCTGTATAACCTCAAAGAGCGTTATGCAGCATGGATGATCTAC ACCTACTCTGGGCTCTTCTGTGCCACTGTGAACCCCTACAAGTGGCTCCCAGTGTACGATGCTGAAGTTGTAAATGCCTACAGAGGCAAGAAGCGTATGGAGGCTCCACCCCACATCTTCTCCGTCTCTGACAATGCTTATCAGAACATGGCTACTG ATAGGGAGAACCAGTCTGTCTTGATCAC TGGAGAATCTGGTGCTGGAAAGACTGTGAACACCAAGCGTGTCATCCAGTACTTTGCAACAATCTCAGTTGCAGGTGGACCGAAGAAGGAATCCAAGATGGGA GGCTCTCTGGAGGATCAGATTATTGCAGCCAATCCTCTGCTGGAGGCCTATGGTAATGCCAAAACTGTGAGGAATGACAACTCTTCTCGTTTC GGTAAATTCATCAGGATCCATTTCGGCACAACTGGCAAACTGGCTAGTGCTGATATTGAGACAT ATCTGCTGGAGAAGTCTAGAGTGACATTCCAGCTTCCCGATGAAAGAGGCTACCACATCTTCTACCAGATGATGACCAACCACAAACCTGAGCTGATCG AGATGTCACTCATTACAACCAACCCCTACGACTTCCCCATGTGCAGCCAGGGTCAGATTACTGTGGCCAGCATTGATGACAAAGTTGAGCTGGAAGCCACTGAT AACGCTATTGATATCCTGGGCTTCACTGGTGAAGAGAAGATTAGCATCTACAAGATGACTGGTGCTGTGCTCCACCATGGTAACATGAAGTTCAAGCAGAAGCAGCGTGAGGAGCAGGCTGAGCCTGATGGCACAGAGG ATGCTGACAAGGTTGCTTACTTGCTGGGTCTGAACTCTGCTGACATGCTGAAGGCTCTGTGCTATCCCAGAGTAAAGGTCGGAAATGAGTTTGTCACCAAGGGACAGACTGTACCTCAG GTGAACAACTCAGTGCCTGCCCTGGCCAAGTCTATCTATGAGAGGATGTTCTTGTGGATGGTCATCCGTATCAACCAGATGTTGGACACTAAACAGCCAAGACAGTTCTTCATCGGTGTCCTGGATATTGCTGGCTTTGAAATCTTTGAT TACAACAGCATGGAGCAGCTGTGCATCAACTTCACCAATGAGAAGCTGCAACAGTTCTTCAACCACCACATGTTTGTCCTGGAGCAAGAGGAGTACAAGAAGGAGGGTATTATCTGGGAGTTCATTGACTTTGGCATGGACTTGGCTGCCTGCATTGAGCTGATTGAAAAG CCCATGGGTATCTTCTCCATCCTTGAAGAGGAGTGCATGTTCCCTAAGGCCACAGACACATCCTTCAAGAACAAGCTGTATGACCAGCATCTTGGCAAAAACAGAGCTTTTGAGAAGCCAAAGCCAGCAAAGGGCAAGGCTGAGGCCCACTTCTCACTGGTGCACTATGCTGGTACTGTGGACTACAACATCTCTGGCTGGCTGGACAAGAACAAGGATCCACTGAATGAGTCTGTTGTGCAGCTGTACCAGAAGTCCTCAGTTAAGCTGTTGCCGGTTCTGTATCCTCCAGTTGTTGAGG AGACCGGTGGTGGCAAGAAGGGAGGCAAGAAGAAGGGTGGTTCCATGCAGACTGTGTCTTCACAGTTCAGG GAGAACTTGGGCAAGCTGATGACTAACTTGAGGAGCACTCATCCTCACTTTGTGCGTTGCCTGATTCCCAATGAGTCAAAGACTCCAG GTCTGATGGAGAACTTCCTGGTCATCCACCAGCTCAGGTGTAACGGTGTGCTGGAGGGTATCAGAATCTGCAGGAAAGGTTTCCCCAGCAGAATCCTCTATGCTGACTTCAAGCAGAG GTACAAGGTGTTGAATGCCAGTGTCATCCCTGAGGGCCAGTTCATTGATAACAAGAAGGCTTCAGAGAAGCTGCTTGGATCAATTGATGTTGATCATGACCAGTACAGATTCGGACACACCAAG GTGTTTTTCAAGGCCGGTCTGCTGGGTACCCTtgaggagatgagagatgaCAAGTTGGCAGCTTTAGTCACCATGACTCAGGCTCTCTGCCGTGGTTACCTCATGAGAAAGGAGTTTGTGAAGATGATGGAGAGGAG GGAAGCCATTTACACCATCCAGTACAATGTCCGCTCATTCATGAATGTGAAACACTGGCCATGGATGAAGGTGTATTACAAGATCAAGCCTCTGCTGAAGAGTGCTGAAACTGAGAAGGAGCTGCAACAGATGAAGGAGAACTATGAGAAGATGCAGTCAGACTTGGCTACTGCCCTGGCCAAGAAGAAGGAACTGGAGGAGAAGATGGTGTCCCTGCTGCAAGAGAAGAATGACCTGCAGCTGCAAGTTGCATCT GAAACAGAGAATCTGTCAGATGCTGAGGAGAGATGTGAGGGACTTATCAAGAGCAAGATCCAGCTGGAGGCCAAACTCAAAGAGACAACTGAGAGActggaagatgaagaggaaatcaatgctgagctcACTGCCAAGAAGAGAAAGCTGGAGGATGAATGCTCTGAGCTCAAGAAGGATATTGATGACCTGGAGCTTACCTTGGCCAAagtggagaaagagaaacatgCCACTGAGAACAAG GTGAAGAACCTGACTGAGGAGATGGCCTCTCAGGATGAGAGCATTGCTAAGCTGACCAAGGAAAAGAAAGCCCTTCAGGAGGCTCACCAGCAGACTCTTGATGACCTGCAGGCTGAGGAAGACAAAGTCAACACTCTGACCAAGGCCAAGACCAAGCTTGAGCAGCAAGTGGATGAT CTTGAGGGTTCTCTGGAGCAAGAGAAGAAGCTGCGTATGGACCTTGAGAGAGCCAAGAGGAAGCTGGAGGGTGATTTGAAACTGGCCCAGGAATCCATCATGGATCTTGAGAATGACAAGCAGCAGTCTGATGAGAAACTGAAAAA GAAGGACTTTGAAGTCAGTCAGCTCCTTAGCAAGATTGAGGATGAGCAGTCACTGGGTGCTCAGCTTCAGAAGAAGATCAAGGAGCTTcag GCTCGTATTGAGGAACTGGAAGAAGAGATTGAGGCTGAGCGTGCTGCTCGTGCCAAGGTTGAGAAGCAGAGAGCTGACCTCTCCAGGGAACTTGAGGAGATCAGTGAGAGGCTAGAGGAGGCCGGTGGTGCCACTGCCGCTCAGATTGAGATGAACAAGAAGCGTGAGGCTGAGTTCCAGAAGCTCCGTCGTGATCTGGAGGAGTCCACTCTGCAGCATGaagccactgctgctgctctgcgcAAGAAGCAGGCTGACAGCGTTGCTGAGCTGGGAGAGCAGATCGACAACCTCCAGCGTGTCAAGCAGAAGCTTGAGAAGGAAAAGAGTGAATACAAGATGGAGATTGATGACCTCGCCAGTAACATGGAGGCTGTTGCTAAAGCAAAG GGAAACCTTGAAAAGATATGCCGTACTCTTGAGGACCAACTGAGTGAACTGAAGACCAAGAATGATGAAAATGTCCGTCAAATCAATGACATGAGTGGACAGAAAGCACGTCTCCTGACAGAAAATG GTGAGTTCAGCCGTCAAATTGAAGAGAAAGAAGCTCTTGTCTCCCAGCTGACCAGAGGCAAACAGGCCTTCACACAGCAGATTGAGGAGCTGAAGAGACAGACTGAAGAGGAGGTTAAG GCCAAGAATGCTCTTGCCCATGGACTGCAATCAGCCCGCCATGACTGTGACCTGCTGAGGGAGCAGtttgaggaggagcaggaggccaaGGCTGAGCTGCAGCGTGGAATGTCCAAGGCTAACAGTGAGGTAGCTCAGTGGAGAACTAAGTATGAAACTGATGCTATCCAGCGCACTGAGGAGCTTGAGGAATCCAA GAAGAAGCTGGCCCAGCGTCTCCaggaggctgaggagcagaTTGAGGCAGTGAATTCCAAGTGTGCTTCTCTTGAGAAAACCAAACAGAGGCTTCAGAGTGAGGTGGAGGACCTCATGATTGATGTGGAGAGGGCCAATGGATTGGCTGCTAACCTGGACAAGAAGCAGAGGAACTTTGACAAG GTGTTGGCAGAGTGGAAACAGAAGTATGAGGAGGGTCAGGCAGAGCTTGAGGGAGCTCAGAAAGAGGCTCGCTCTCTTGGCACTGAGCTGTTCAAGATGAAGAACTCTTATGAGGAAGCTCTGGATCAACTGGAGACCATGAAGCGTGAAAACAAGAACCTGCAGC AGGAGATCTCAGATCTGACTGAACAGATTGGTGAGACTGGTAAGAGCATCCATGAGCTGGAGAAGGCCAAGAagcaggtggagacagagaagTCTGAGATCCAAACAGCTCTTGAAGAGGCTGAg GGAACTCTGGAACATGAAGAGTCCAAGATCCTGCGTGTCCAGCTGGAGCTCAACCAGATTAAGGGTGAGGTGGACAGGAAACTGGcagagaaagatgaagagatGGAGCAGATCAAGAGGAACAGTCAGAGGGTGACTGACTCCATGCAGAGCACTCTGGATTCTGAGGTCAGGAGCAGGAACGATGCCCTGAGAatcaagaagaagatggagggagaccTGAATGAGATGGAGATTCAGTTGAGCCATGCCAATCGCCAGGCCTCTGAGTCCCAGAAGCAGCTGAGGAATGTGCAGGCACAGCTGAAG GATGCCCAACTGCACCTTGATGACGCTGTCAGAGCCCAGGAAGACGTCAAGGAACAAGCTGCTATGGTGGAGCGCAGAAACGGTCTCATGGTGGCTGAAATTGAGGAACTTAGAGCTGCTCTGGAACAGACGGAGAGAAGCCGCAAAATTGCTGAGCAGGAGCTGGTGGACGCCAGTGAGCGTGTTGGACTTCTGCACTCTCAG AACACAAGCCTTATGAACACCAAGAAGAAGCTTGAGACTGATCTGGTCCAGGTCCAGAGTGAAGTGGATGACACTGTTCAGGAAGCAAGGAATGCAGAGGACAAGGCCAAGAAGGCCATCACTGAT GCTGCTATGATGgctgaggagctgaagaaggagcAGGACACTAGCGCTCAcctggagaggatgaagaagaaccTTGAGGTTGCTGTTAAGGATCTGCAGCATCGCCTGGATGAGGCAGAGAACCTGGCCATGAAGGGTGGCAAGAAGCAGCTCCAGAAACTTGAGTCCAGG GTGCGCGAGCTGGAGACAGAGGTTGAGGCTGAGCAGAGACGTGGAGCAGATGCTGTTAAGGGTGTCCGCAAATATGAGAGGAGGGTGAAGGAGCTCACCTATCAG ACTGAGGAGGACAAGAAAAATGTTGCCAGGCTGCAGGATCTGGTTGACAAGCTGCAGCTCAAGGTGAAGGCCTACAAGAGGCAGGCTGAGGAAGCG GAGGAGCAGGCAAATGTTCACCTGTCCAAGTGCAGGAAGGTCCAGCAtgagctggaggaggctgaAGAGCGTGCCGACATTGCAGAGTCCCAGGTCAACAAAATGAGAGCAAAGAGCCGTGACTCTGGAAAG gGAAAAGACGCAGCCGAGTAA